The nucleotide sequence CGGTTTATTAGATAAGAGTGGCGGCCATATCCACCCTCTGAATCTGGCATTAGGGGAAGCCGCTGCGGTCGAGTCCTTAGGCGGGGTGATCTATGAGGACTCGGCGGTTATTCGCGTCGATCAAGGGGATAACCCGGTTGTCCATACGGCAAAGGGGTCGGTTAAGGCTAAGTTTGTAGTGGTGGCGGGCAATGCTTATCTCAATGGCTTGATGCCAGAGCTGCAAGCTAAATCAATGCCTTGTGGTACTCAGGTACTCACAACAGAGCCATTGAGTGACGAGTTGGCCAACAGCTTATTACCTCAGGACTACTGCGTTGAGGATTGTAACTACTTGCTGGACTACTTTAGATTATCCGGTGACAAGCGGCTTATCTATGGTGGCGGAGTGGTGTATGGTGCTCGCGATCCTGCGGACATTGAAGCGATTATTCGTCCAAAGATGTTAGCCACCTTTCCTCAGCTTAAAGATGTGAAGATCGACTTTACTTGGACGGGTAACTTTTTGCTGACGCTGTCGCGTTTGCCGCAAGTGGGCCGTATCGGTGACAACATCTATTACTCTCAAGGCTGTAGTGGTCATGGTGTGACCTATACACATCTGGCTGGCAAGATATTAGCTGAAGCAATCCATGGTCAAGCGAGCCGATTCGATGTGTTTGCCAGTTTGCCACACTATCCTTTCCCCGGTGGGCATATGTTCAAGATACCTTTCAGTGCTATCGGCGCTTGGTATTACACCATGCGAGATAAGCTGGGGATCTAAAGGAACTCCA is from Shewanella sp. MTB7 and encodes:
- a CDS encoding NAD(P)/FAD-dependent oxidoreductase — encoded protein: MTSIPHADSYYAASANDKVERAQLADNIESDVCIIGAGYTGLSTALHLLELGFSVTILEAARIGWGASGRNGGQIVNSFSRDIDSIEKTVGKEKGKLFGEMAFEGSRIIKELINKHNIQCDLKDGGVFAALNPKQMGHLEAQKVLWEKHGHRGHLELLDGKGIRSVVGSEQYIGGLLDKSGGHIHPLNLALGEAAAVESLGGVIYEDSAVIRVDQGDNPVVHTAKGSVKAKFVVVAGNAYLNGLMPELQAKSMPCGTQVLTTEPLSDELANSLLPQDYCVEDCNYLLDYFRLSGDKRLIYGGGVVYGARDPADIEAIIRPKMLATFPQLKDVKIDFTWTGNFLLTLSRLPQVGRIGDNIYYSQGCSGHGVTYTHLAGKILAEAIHGQASRFDVFASLPHYPFPGGHMFKIPFSAIGAWYYTMRDKLGI